One part of the Coleofasciculus sp. FACHB-T130 genome encodes these proteins:
- a CDS encoding response regulator — translation MIPDNEADRLAAVRRYDILDTPPDGAFDRITALAARFFNVPISIISIVDHDRIWFKSHHGLEVQQIGREPGLCASAILQEDVYTVLDAKVDPRTFVNSLVAGEFGLRFYAAAPLQTRDGFNLGTICVIDSQPRQVTEAEKATLKDLAAIVIDELELRLSAQKAVQAEVALRMAALEATRSKSEFLAMMSHEIRTPMNGVIGMASLLLDTELTFQQRKFVEIISSSGESLLKIINDILDFSKIESGKLELEEHPLNLLDCIEAALDLLTPHACEKGLELAYRIETGTPSIVLGDEIRLRQILVNLLSNAIKFTSAGEVVVSVTATEVMVNQESAISHRQENQSSIAPDSFPKTYYEIQFSVKDTGIGIPSDRINRLFKSFSQVDVSTARQYGGTGLGLVISKRLSEMMAGQMWVESEVGRGSTFYFTIVVQDFPGCPLVELDAVQPQLAGKRLLIVDANVTSRQILILQTQSWGMMTKATESGAQALNWLRQGERFDMVILDRQILGMDALSLATEIRSLPNAQALPVVMLTTFGKEPGGKQLDRVKFATFLNKPIKQSQLYNTLSDLLVREPIKVHRAPFTFPEFQLPFAESLPLRILVAEDNRVNQKVALHILQQLGYRADVVNNGLEVLESLRGQPYDLLLLDVQMPEMDGLETSRNICQKELATDGSAKPWIIAMTANVMQGDRETCLEAGMDDYISKPLRKEELVQALLRYRGTEVQGYKGAGKSGIGEVKKREGEATTSLNTECGQGSDVTLSFSTPIDAKILEAFAKTVGGKASNLLTQLIHCYLEDAPKLLQAMETAVSNQDVIALRQASHTLKASSAALGAVQLATLCKQLEAMSRTGEIAGASKIVVQIETEYEKVKTALQMEAQSSQQ, via the coding sequence ATGATTCCCGATAACGAAGCTGACCGACTCGCCGCAGTGCGTCGCTACGACATTCTTGACACACCTCCAGATGGAGCCTTCGACCGAATTACAGCTCTAGCTGCCCGGTTTTTTAATGTCCCGATTTCCATTATTAGCATCGTTGACCACGACCGGATCTGGTTTAAATCCCATCATGGGCTAGAAGTTCAGCAAATTGGACGCGAACCCGGACTGTGTGCCAGTGCGATTTTGCAAGAAGACGTTTACACCGTTCTGGATGCCAAAGTAGACCCCCGCACGTTTGTAAATTCCTTAGTAGCTGGGGAATTTGGACTTCGCTTTTACGCGGCGGCTCCCTTGCAGACACGCGATGGTTTCAACTTAGGCACTATTTGTGTAATCGACTCTCAACCCCGTCAAGTGACCGAAGCAGAAAAGGCAACTCTCAAAGACTTAGCCGCCATCGTCATTGATGAATTGGAACTGCGACTCTCCGCTCAGAAAGCCGTACAAGCTGAAGTCGCTCTACGGATGGCAGCACTGGAAGCAACGCGATCTAAAAGCGAATTTCTGGCGATGATGAGCCATGAAATCCGCACTCCGATGAACGGAGTCATTGGGATGGCAAGCTTGCTATTGGATACAGAACTAACGTTCCAGCAACGAAAGTTTGTCGAGATCATCAGTAGCAGTGGCGAGTCCTTACTAAAAATTATTAACGACATTCTCGACTTTTCAAAAATCGAGTCCGGCAAGCTGGAATTAGAAGAACACCCTTTAAACTTGTTAGATTGCATTGAAGCTGCCTTAGATTTACTCACTCCCCATGCTTGTGAAAAAGGCTTAGAACTTGCTTACCGAATCGAGACAGGAACACCTAGCATCGTGCTAGGAGATGAAATTAGACTGCGCCAAATTCTGGTGAACTTGCTAAGTAATGCAATTAAATTTACTTCTGCTGGGGAAGTCGTGGTTTCGGTGACAGCAACAGAAGTAATGGTTAATCAGGAATCAGCAATTAGTCACCGGCAAGAAAACCAATCATCCATTGCCCCTGATTCATTCCCTAAAACCTATTACGAAATCCAATTTTCCGTCAAAGATACCGGAATTGGGATTCCTTCAGACCGAATCAATCGTTTATTTAAGTCGTTTAGCCAGGTTGATGTCTCTACCGCCCGTCAATATGGGGGAACCGGCTTGGGACTGGTAATTAGCAAACGCTTGAGTGAAATGATGGCGGGTCAGATGTGGGTTGAAAGCGAAGTGGGACGCGGCTCCACCTTTTATTTCACGATCGTCGTCCAAGATTTTCCTGGGTGTCCACTTGTTGAACTCGATGCTGTTCAGCCGCAGTTAGCTGGAAAACGGCTATTAATTGTGGATGCCAACGTTACTAGCCGCCAGATTTTGATTTTGCAAACCCAATCATGGGGAATGATGACGAAGGCAACTGAATCGGGTGCCCAGGCTTTAAACTGGCTTCGGCAAGGAGAGCGTTTTGATATGGTGATTCTCGATAGGCAAATTTTAGGGATGGACGCCTTGAGCCTAGCGACAGAAATTCGCTCCTTACCGAACGCTCAAGCATTACCCGTGGTGATGTTGACAACGTTTGGCAAGGAACCGGGGGGGAAACAGTTAGATCGAGTAAAATTTGCAACCTTCCTGAATAAGCCGATTAAACAATCTCAGCTTTACAATACCTTGAGCGATCTGTTGGTACGAGAGCCGATCAAGGTGCATCGCGCACCCTTTACTTTCCCTGAGTTTCAGCTCCCCTTTGCCGAAAGTCTTCCCCTCCGAATTCTTGTCGCCGAAGACAATCGGGTGAACCAGAAGGTTGCTTTGCACATACTTCAACAGTTGGGGTATCGAGCCGATGTTGTTAACAATGGGTTAGAAGTGCTGGAATCTTTGCGGGGTCAACCCTACGATCTGCTGCTGCTGGATGTGCAGATGCCAGAAATGGACGGTTTAGAGACGAGTCGTAACATCTGCCAAAAAGAATTGGCAACCGATGGGAGCGCAAAACCTTGGATTATTGCCATGACGGCGAATGTCATGCAAGGCGATCGCGAAACGTGTCTGGAAGCTGGCATGGACGACTATATCAGCAAGCCGCTCCGGAAGGAAGAGTTAGTTCAGGCTTTGCTGAGGTACAGGGGCACTGAGGTGCAGGGGTACAAAGGTGCAGGGAAGTCGGGGATTGGGGAAGTCAAAAAAAGAGAGGGCGAAGCCACTACTTCACTGAATACTGAGTGCGGACAGGGTAGCGATGTAACATTATCATTCAGTACTCCTATTGATGCGAAGATCCTGGAAGCATTTGCTAAAACAGTGGGAGGGAAAGCCTCAAATTTATTGACTCAATTGATTCATTGCTATTTAGAAGATGCTCCCAAACTGCTGCAAGCAATGGAGACAGCAGTGAGTAACCAAGATGTGATCGCGCTCAGGCAAGCATCTCATACTTTGAAAGCCAGCAGTGCCGCTCTTGGGGCAGTACAACTGGCTACTTTGTGTAAACAGCTAGAAGCGATGAGCCGGACTGGAGAAATTGCGGGTGCATCCAAAATTGTTGTACAGATTGAAACAGAGTATGAAAAAGTGAAAACGGCTTTGCAGATGGAAGCACAATCAAGTCAGCAATGA